A genomic window from Lycium barbarum isolate Lr01 chromosome 4, ASM1917538v2, whole genome shotgun sequence includes:
- the LOC132638612 gene encoding NAC domain-containing protein 83-like — MAVSYSCDHHANGRSSRPMGYRFHPTDRELLKYLLGFVRNEPLPEQYQLMQQVNLYGDKDPWQIFEAYDNGNDNNNNARYFITPQKKEKLAWKRFSRTVGKGTWKPQSKGKEVFDDKGRVMGYVKSLKYTPANKSSSNANGEWLMTEYSLYNGYVDALKIKNKGFVICKIKKKEKRGDMKKGNKANVANDENMRDIEEFISSVLEEHINGTTSNDIIKNIDENNVEYLVGDEVGDHILGLLGPDDDVECIEGTEGEDDQQFDHNLLGYSAEDIDLDAYDFLV, encoded by the coding sequence ATGGCAGTATCATACTCATGTGATCATCACGCTAATGGACGTTCTTCCCGTCCGATGGGCTATCGGTTTCACCCAACGGACAGGGAACTGTTGAAGTATCTATTAGGGTTTGTACGAAATGAGCCACTTCCCGAGCAGTATCAACTCATGCAGCAAGTTAatctttacggggacaaagacCCATGGCAGATTTTCGAAGCTTATGATAATggcaacgacaacaacaacaacgcccGTTACTTCATTACGCCGCAGAAGAAAGAGAAGCTTGCGTGGAAAAGATTTTCAAGAACAGTGGGAAAGGGAACATGGAAGCCACAAAGCAAAGGGAAAGAAGTGTTTGACGATAAAGGGAGAGTCATGGGGTACGTCAAAAGTTTGAAGTACACCCCCGCTAACAAATCGTCGAGCAATGCTAACGGTGAGTGGTTGATGACCGAGTACTCTCTATACAATGGTTATGTGGATGCTTTGAAAATTAAGAACAAGGGTTTCGTAATTTGTAAGATCAAGAAGAAAGAAAAACGCGGTGATATGAAAAAAGGAAACAAGGCCAACGTAGCTAACGATGAGAATATGAGAGACATTGAAGAATTTATCAGTTCCGTTCTAGAAGAACACATTAATGGAACAACGTCGAATGATATAATAAAGAATATTGATGAGAATAATGTTGAATACCTAGTGGGAGATGAAGTCGGAGACCATATACTTGGTTTGCTGGGTCCCGATGACGATGTTGAATGTATAGAGGGTACTGAAGGTGAAGATGACCAGCAATTTGATCATAATTTGTTGGGTTATTCTGCAGAAGATATCGATCTGGATGCTTATGATTTTTTAGTTTGA
- the LOC132638613 gene encoding uncharacterized protein LOC132638613 gives MKVYAIVFIVCASVAFTACNLFCCLCSGRGRIKKPKLGPDDVEIGTKKTATRDGNMVVLAGAGGAATAVTSGDKRARDKRNTNTGGCGAPVGGGCGGCGG, from the coding sequence ATGAAGGTCTACGCTATTGTGTTCATAGTGTGCGCTTCTGTTGCTTTCACAGCTTGTAACTTATTCTGCTGCCTATGCTCAGGCCGAGGTAGAATTAAGAAGCCAAAATTAGGACCCGATGACGTAGAAATAGGTACGAAGAAGACCGCCACGAGAGACGGGAATATGGTTGTTCTGGCTGGAGCTGGTGGTGCAGCTACTGCTGTGACTAGTGGCGATAAACGTGCTCGTGATAAGAGAAATACTAATACTGGTGGTTGTGGAGCTCCAGTTGGAGGTGGTTGCGGCGGTTGTGGAGGTTAA